The sequence TCGATTCGGAAGCAAGATATTTACCCTCGTTAGCTAACTTCGGTACAATCTGAGAGGGAGGTAGGTCAGCGTACTCGGGGCTATTTACCGTATCTAGTATTATGGAGCGTTCTTCATCGCTTAACTTGTTTTTGGGAACAGGCCTTTGCGCCAACGGACGTTGATCCTTTTTCACTTCATTTCCCTTAGACCAACGCTGATAGGTTCTATCGCTTATATTAAGCTCTGCACAGGCTGGTCTTAATCTAGCACCACTATCTACGGCCTCTTTGATCAGCTTTACTGCTTCAACACGATCTGAGTCACTGATCAGTCTTCCTCGGGGTCCCCCCAAATCGCGTTTGCCTTTTTTCTAAGTACCAATAAGGCAGCCGTTTCAGCTAATGCCTTTTCTTTCATCCGAAGCTCTTTTTCTAGCTCTTTAGCTTTTATTTTCTCTTCTTTAAGCTCACTCTTTATCTTCTTAGTATCTTCTACAGGTTCATTATTTGCATTAAGACATTGCTCTTTCCAAGCTTTAACTTCCTCTACATAAAGACCTTTTCTCCTACAATACTCTGCTAGTTGCAGTTCCGATAGAGTGGCTGTCTCTAAAACAACATGAAACTTATCCTTAGATGTCCACTTATCCTTTGGTTTTTGCTTTCTTAAACTACCATTGCTCCTTTTTACCCATGTATAGATAGTTGAGCTTGGTATCCCTAACTCTTCTGATAAATCATTCACTGTCTCTGATGAAGGGGGCTCAAGCCTCTTTAAAACTGTATCTATAAAATCTTGACTATACTTGCTAGTTCTAGGCATTATTCTCTCTCCTTAGGTTCATTGTCGTATTTTTTCTATTATACATCAATTTCTATACGACAACTATCCTAACACATAGGGTAGTCAACCCATCAACACCCAACGACATATAATTACTGACCCATCTCCTCATGGTATCTTTACCGACACCGATTAACTTAGCTGCATGGCTAACTGAATTTTTTCCTTCTATACACATAAGAACATACTCTAACTTTTCTTCTGGTGAGAATTTACTTTTCCGACCCATAAAAAATACTCCTCCTTGTTGTAAACAGTTTTTATTATTTTAACTGTCTACCACAAGGGGAGCATATCACAACGGCGCTTTGAATTTTGGTTTAATTTTACAAAAATTGTTACTTTTTTCCTAACTAAACCATTTATTTTTCCCCTATTTATGTTAAAATAGTAGTGTTGGTAGAACTATTGTCCTAATGGAAGAAATGGGGGATTATTACTATGTCAAACATTAAAAAAAGGTTGGGGGATTTATTGGTTGAAAACCATATGTTGACAGAGGAACAGCTTATGGAAGCATTAAGGTACCAAAAGCAGAATGAAATGAGGCTAGGAGATGCTTTGGTGGAGCTAGAGCTTATTACATATGAAGCACTTATAGAAGTTCTGGAATTTCAGTTAGGCATTCCCCATGTAAATTTATATAAATTTGCTATTGAAGAAAAGGTTATCAACTTAATTGATAGTAATCTTGCAAAGAGATTTTCTGTTATCCCACTAAAGCTAAACGGTAAAAGCTTAACCCTTGCTATGATGGACCCATTGGACATAGTGGCCATTGATGAAATAGCAAGGGTTACAGGCTTTGATGTTGAGCCGGTAATCGCATCACCTACTGAGATACAAAGAGTGCTTGATCAACATTATGGGATTAAAGAGTCAGTTGACAAGGTTATTAGAAACCTTGAAAGTACGAAGGACATAGAAAAGGAAATACTTGAGATCGACCAATTGAAAGAAATGGTTGACGATGCACCTATAGTTAGGGTTGTTAACTCCATTATTGATCAGGCCATAAAAGAAGGGGCCAGTGATATACATATTGAGCCAAGTGCTGATAAACTGGTTATTCGATTTAGGGTGGATGGTGTCCTTAGGGACATTATGAACTCTCCTAAACATACCCAAGGGGTTATTATATCAAGACTTAAGATTATGGCAAACATGGATATTGCAGAAAGAAGGCTTCCGCAGGACAATCGATTCCAGACTAATGTAGGGGGAAAAGAAATCGATGTGAGGGTTTCTACTTTACCAACTATCTATGGTGAAAAAATGGTTATGAGGATTTTAGATACCAGTTCTCTTATTTTAGATATCAATAACCTTGGGATGGAGAAATTTAATCTTAACAGATTTAAGGAGATTATATCTAAGCCAAACGGTATTTTCTTGGTAACTGGGCCAACTGGATGTGGAAAAACAACTACACTTTATTCATTATTAAGTTATTTTAATTCTAGAGATAAAAATATAGTTACAATAGAAGACCCTGTAGAGTATCGTCTAGTGGGTATAAATCAAGTTAATGTAATACCTAAGATAGGGCTTAACTTTGCAGAGGGTTTACGTTCAATTCTTAGACAGGACCCTGATATAGTAATGGTGGGAGAAATCAGGGATAAAGAAACAGCAGAAATAGCCATTAGGGCAGCCCTTACTGGTCATGTGGTTCTTTCAACCTTACATACAAATGATGCTCCAGGGGCTTTGAATAGACTTATAGATATGGGCCTGCCACCATTTTTAGTGGCTTCTGCTATCAATGGTGTAATGGCTCAGCGCTTGGTAAGGAGAATCTGTGCTACCTGTGGTGGATCTGGGTGTGGTAAGTGTAACAACACTGGATATAAAGGTAGGGCAGCTATTCATGAAATTCTTGTTATGGATGATGACATGAGACAGGGGGTAATGAACAAGATTAGTAATAAAGAATTAAAGCAATTGGCACTGAACAAAGGACTGATAACCCTGTACAACGACGGGCTAGCGAAGGTGGAAAATAAAGTAACCACTAAGGAAGAAGTACTTAAGGTTGCTTATGGGGAGGAATTTTAATGTCAATCATTAGTATTTTAGAAAATGCCTGTAAAAGGGATGCCTCTGATATTCACTTAACTTACGGTAGCCCCGTGATATACAGAATACAAGGTTCATTGGTCACTGTAAATGCCGATATATTAACTGAAGAAACCCTAAAGGAGTACGCATATACACTTTTAAGAAGGGCTGGACTCTTTAACAACGGAGAAAAGATTGAAAATGTTAAAGAAATAGATTTTTCTTTTGATTTAGATGCAATAAATCGATTTAGAGTGAATATATTTAGGCAGCGAGGATATTATTCCATAGCTGCAAGGGTTATACCTACTAACATACCAAATTGGGGGACACTAGGGCTTCCTGACTCTGCTAAAGATTTTGCACAACTTAAAAAAGGATTGGTACTGGTCACAGGGCCAACTGGAAGTGGAAAATCAACAACTTTAGCTTCACTTCTCAACATTATAAATGAACAGCATTCGTCTCATATTATCACATTAGAGGACCCTATTGAATTTTTACATAGAAATAAAAAGTCTATAGTGAATCAAAGAGAAGTAGGTAAAGACAGCGATTCGTTTAAAGATGGTTTAAGGGCAGCAATGAGGCAGGATCCAGATGTGATCTTAGTAGGTGAGATGAGAGATTTTGAAACAATTCAAACTGCCATTACCGCAGCAGAGACTGGCCACCTTGTTTTTGC comes from Alkalicella caledoniensis and encodes:
- a CDS encoding GspE/PulE family protein; translation: MSNIKKRLGDLLVENHMLTEEQLMEALRYQKQNEMRLGDALVELELITYEALIEVLEFQLGIPHVNLYKFAIEEKVINLIDSNLAKRFSVIPLKLNGKSLTLAMMDPLDIVAIDEIARVTGFDVEPVIASPTEIQRVLDQHYGIKESVDKVIRNLESTKDIEKEILEIDQLKEMVDDAPIVRVVNSIIDQAIKEGASDIHIEPSADKLVIRFRVDGVLRDIMNSPKHTQGVIISRLKIMANMDIAERRLPQDNRFQTNVGGKEIDVRVSTLPTIYGEKMVMRILDTSSLILDINNLGMEKFNLNRFKEIISKPNGIFLVTGPTGCGKTTTLYSLLSYFNSRDKNIVTIEDPVEYRLVGINQVNVIPKIGLNFAEGLRSILRQDPDIVMVGEIRDKETAEIAIRAALTGHVVLSTLHTNDAPGALNRLIDMGLPPFLVASAINGVMAQRLVRRICATCGGSGCGKCNNTGYKGRAAIHEILVMDDDMRQGVMNKISNKELKQLALNKGLITLYNDGLAKVENKVTTKEEVLKVAYGEEF
- a CDS encoding IS3 family transposase (programmed frameshift), which codes for MPRTSKYSQDFIDTVLKRLEPPSSETVNDLSEELGIPSSTIYTWVKRSNGSLRKQKPKDKWTSKDKFHVVLETATLSELQLAEYCRRKGLYVEEVKAWKEQCLNANNEPVEDTKKIKSELKEEKIKAKELEKELRMKEKALAETAALLVLRKKANANLGGPRGRLISDSDRVEAVKLIKEAVDSGARLRPACAELNISDRTYQRWSKGNEVKKDQRPLAQRPVPKNKLSDEERSIILDTVNSPEYADLPPSQIVPKLANEGKYLASESTIYRILREEKMNAHRSKTKEPIKKEAPTHIATAPNKVWTWDITWLNASVKGAYFKLYLILDMFSRMIVAYEVWESEKAEYAEQLVRKATLSQGIAGRPLVLHSDNGSPMKAATFQATLEKLGIQSSFSRPRVSNDNPYSESLFKTMKYVPKYPTIGFQSIDEARKWVRKFVSWYNNEHLHSGIKFITPYQRHYGLDKAIMAKRIEAYKLAQRKHPERWARHIRNWELPEFVALNPIKDEEAVELISQEEQV
- a CDS encoding type IV pilus twitching motility protein PilT, whose translation is MSIISILENACKRDASDIHLTYGSPVIYRIQGSLVTVNADILTEETLKEYAYTLLRRAGLFNNGEKIENVKEIDFSFDLDAINRFRVNIFRQRGYYSIAARVIPTNIPNWGTLGLPDSAKDFAQLKKGLVLVTGPTGSGKSTTLASLLNIINEQHSSHIITLEDPIEFLHRNKKSIVNQREVGKDSDSFKDGLRAAMRQDPDVILVGEMRDFETIQTAITAAETGHLVFATLHTVSAAKTIDRIIDVFPPDQQNQIRIQLADTLRGVLAQQLVPTVDKRRTVAVELLKVNTAVKNLIREGKNFQIQSILETGSKQGMCTMVQSLRNLLYDGMISEPIFNEYYQSE
- a CDS encoding transposase, producing the protein MGRKSKFSPEEKLEYVLMCIEGKNSVSHAAKLIGVGKDTMRRWVSNYMSLGVDGLTTLCVRIVVV